AGAAAATTTGCCCACATGTCCCTTGGCGGGCTCAGAGATGAAGCGGAAATTAAAGGTCACAGAAGAACCTATATAGGCGCAATGCCAGGTAGAATCCTTCAGCTCATTAGAAACGTCCAGAGCAAGAACCCTGTGCTTTTACTGGATGAAATTGACAAATTAGCTGTGAGTTTTCAAGGAGATCCAGCTGCTGCTTTACTTGAAGTTCTTGATCCCGAACAGAATAAAGAATTTGTCGATCATTATCTGGAAGTACCGTTTGATCTATCTAACGTTTTATTCATAACCACTGCAAATGTTACACACACAATTCCACCGGCTTTACTCGATAGGATGGAAGTCATTTGGTTAGAAGGATACACAGATCACGAAAAACTCGCAATAGCAAAATCATACATCATACCCAAACTCATGTCGGAATTTGCACTCAACGAACAACTGCTGAAAATTTCCCAGAGTGCTGTGAAGAAAATCATTCATTCCTATACAAGAGAAGCAGGTGTAAGACAACTCACAAGATCTCTCCAAAGACTCATGAGAAAGGCTGTTCTCAAGATAGAAGAAGGCGAAAAATCCATATTAATAAATAGTAAAGACATAGAACAATACTTAGGGCAGGAGATCATCCAAAATGATGTAATACTCACAAAACCCGAAATCGGAGCAGTACATGGTCTTGCTTGGACTGAATACGGTGGAACTGTAATGATCGTGGAGACTTTGATAATGCCCGGTAAAGGAGAATTAATTCTCACAGGAAGGCTCGGAGAGGTTATGAAAGAATCAGCGAGAATTGCATTGAGCGTTGCAAGGTCATTTTGTGGCGAGAAATGTAAGAAACTATTTCAAGAGAGTGATATTCACATAAATCTTCCTGAAGGGGCTGTCCCGAAAGATGGACCTTCTGCGGGTGTAACAATGACTGTCGCGATGATATCATCGGCTTTGAAAAAAAAGATCAGAAATGATACAGCTATAACAGGAGAAATAACTCTCAGGGGTAAAATACTCGCCGTTGGTGGAATAAAAGAAAAAGTCCTTGCCGCACACAGGTATGGAATAAACAGGATCTTATTGCCGAAATCCAACGAGAAAGATCTTTCGAAGATACCGCCTCAGATCAAAAACAAAATGGAGTTTATTCTTATTAATAGTATTGATGAGGTGGTAGAAAAAATATGTTTGTGAAAACAGTTGAGTTTGTCATCAGTGCTTATCATGAAAAAGACTTTCCAAGACCCTTATATGGCGAAGTGTGTTTCGTGGGTCGATCAAATGTAGGAAAATCAAGTTTGCTTAACGTATTATTTAATAAGAAA
The DNA window shown above is from Thermotoga profunda AZM34c06 and carries:
- the lon gene encoding endopeptidase La, with the translated sequence MVKKFEKLEKLAKESLQTPELPKLLPLIHLRNGMIIFPQTVIPIHVAREKTLMALEHSIDSYQQFVFVTSQKDPSVEEPTFEQLYQIGTISKVLQVIQLPDGTFRVLLEGIERARAYEIVQQEPLIARLEILKTNYKKTKKIEALMRSVRESFSKYALYTQRYSQETLSAVSETVEANRFADYIASLLPISLEQRQMLLEELHPGRRLELLLQILLHENEILEIERQLDTKVKKRIEESQKEFFLREKLKAITEELGEKDSEAAQLRINLERSQLPDFVRKKALSEIERLEKMSPYSAEATVIRTYVDWLINLPWNNSTQDREDMNQAKEILEKSHYGLEEAKERILEFLAVRKRSKSVRAPILCFVGPPGVGKTSLARAVAQALDRKFAHMSLGGLRDEAEIKGHRRTYIGAMPGRILQLIRNVQSKNPVLLLDEIDKLAVSFQGDPAAALLEVLDPEQNKEFVDHYLEVPFDLSNVLFITTANVTHTIPPALLDRMEVIWLEGYTDHEKLAIAKSYIIPKLMSEFALNEQLLKISQSAVKKIIHSYTREAGVRQLTRSLQRLMRKAVLKIEEGEKSILINSKDIEQYLGQEIIQNDVILTKPEIGAVHGLAWTEYGGTVMIVETLIMPGKGELILTGRLGEVMKESARIALSVARSFCGEKCKKLFQESDIHINLPEGAVPKDGPSAGVTMTVAMISSALKKKIRNDTAITGEITLRGKILAVGGIKEKVLAAHRYGINRILLPKSNEKDLSKIPPQIKNKMEFILINSIDEVVEKICL